One segment of Mus pahari chromosome 11, PAHARI_EIJ_v1.1, whole genome shotgun sequence DNA contains the following:
- the Gpx8 gene encoding probable glutathione peroxidase 8 isoform X1, which translates to MEPLAAYPLKCSGPRAKIFVVLLSMALCTVTLFLLQLKFLKPRINSFYSFEVKDAKGRTVSLEKFKGKASLVVNVASDCRFTDKNYETLRELHKEFGPYHFNVLAFPCNQFGESEPKSSKEVESFARKNYGVTFPIFHKIKILGPEAEPAFRFIVDSSKKEPRWNFWKYLVNPEGQVVKFWRPEEPIEAIRPHVSKMIGQIILKKKEDL; encoded by the exons ATGGAGCCTCTCGCTGCCTACCCACTAAAGTGTTCCGGGCCCAGAGCAAAGATATTTGTAGTTTTGCTCTCTATGGCTCTGTGCACCGTGACGCTTTTTCTCCTTCAGTTAAAATTCCTGAAGCCGAGAATCAACAGCTTCTACTCCTTTGAAGTAAAGGATGCCAAAGGGAGGACCGTGTCTCTAGAAAAGTTCAAAGGCAAA GCTTCCCTAGTTGTAAACGTGGCTAGTGACTGCCGGTTCACAGACAAGAATTACGAGACTCTGAGGGAACTGCACAAGGAGTTTGGGCCCTATCACTTCAACGTCCTGGCTTTCCCGTGCAATCAGTTTGGAGAATCGGAGCCCAAGTCCAGCAAGGAGGTAGAATCTTTTGCAAGAAAGAACTACGGAGTCACATTCCCCATCTTCCACAAGATTAAGATTTTAGGGCCGGAAGCGGAACCTGCGTTTAGATTTATTGTTG ATTCTTCCAAGAAGGAGCCAAGGTGGAACTTTTGGAAGTATCTGGTCAACCCTGAGGGACAAGTCGTGaagttctggaggccagaagaaccCATTGAAGCCATCAGACCTCATGTGTCAAAAATGATTGGGCAAAtcattcttaaaaagaaagaggatctATGA
- the Gpx8 gene encoding probable glutathione peroxidase 8 isoform X2 — MEPLAAYPLKCSGPRAKIFVVLLSMALCTVTLFLLQLKFLKPRINSFYSFEVKDAKGRTVSLEKFKGKILPRRSQGGTFGSIWSTLRDKS; from the exons ATGGAGCCTCTCGCTGCCTACCCACTAAAGTGTTCCGGGCCCAGAGCAAAGATATTTGTAGTTTTGCTCTCTATGGCTCTGTGCACCGTGACGCTTTTTCTCCTTCAGTTAAAATTCCTGAAGCCGAGAATCAACAGCTTCTACTCCTTTGAAGTAAAGGATGCCAAAGGGAGGACCGTGTCTCTAGAAAAGTTCAAAGGCAAA ATTCTTCCAAGAAGGAGCCAAGGTGGAACTTTTGGAAGTATCTGGTCAACCCTGAGGGACAAGTCGTGa